One window of Cryptobacterium curtum DSM 15641 genomic DNA carries:
- a CDS encoding NAD(P)H-dependent oxidoreductase — translation MANILIVSGHPDLAHDSVANVTIRQALQEKLPEAEFDDLGTLYPDYQFDVASEQQKLERADIIVFQYPVFWYHFPALLQKWMEDVFLRGFSHGSTGDKLKGKKVVVSLTTGAPAAFYEGAEAGFPLQILLAPLEATCNLTQMKLVGQVLTGDVSYASRNDAAAKASMIERARAHASQLAELVRSI, via the coding sequence ATGGCAAATATTCTTATTGTTTCTGGTCATCCAGACCTTGCGCATGACTCCGTTGCTAATGTAACGATACGGCAAGCTCTGCAAGAAAAGCTGCCCGAGGCCGAGTTTGATGATCTTGGCACGCTCTATCCCGATTATCAATTTGATGTGGCATCTGAACAGCAAAAACTTGAGCGTGCCGATATCATCGTGTTTCAGTATCCGGTGTTCTGGTATCACTTCCCAGCATTGCTGCAAAAATGGATGGAAGACGTGTTCCTTCGTGGGTTCTCTCATGGAAGCACGGGTGACAAACTCAAAGGTAAGAAGGTAGTGGTTTCTCTTACGACTGGTGCGCCAGCTGCCTTTTATGAGGGCGCTGAAGCAGGCTTTCCGCTGCAAATATTGCTTGCTCCTCTTGAGGCGACATGCAATTTAACGCAGATGAAGCTTGTTGGACAGGTATTAACGGGTGATGTGTCCTATGCTTCTCGTAATGACGCAGCAGCAAAGGCTTCTATGATAGAGCGTGCTCGCGCGCATGCTAGTCAGCTGGCTGAACTGGTGCGTAGCATCTAA
- a CDS encoding UvrD-helicase domain-containing protein, with amino-acid sequence MDLSRLRPGQLASIKHLDGPLLICAGAGSGKTFTLTQRITWALLPGSGTNGSSFLNSIDEALVITFTNKAAGEIKDRIRAALRAEGMMTEALKVDGAWISTIHGMCSRILREHALEADLDPAFELAMGADCQMARTEACACVLEEVKETDDNAYQALFAGFRTTQALEDSIGRLLDEVSYQTDGFASLDRGPDPAQASDVVRKVLAACEATIACGTDKNRATAQALADALNDLIAKNHVTPETLLDALNAVNSNGLRGGKAVELKDAVSEAKALLQLSAASEMLDELIDLAQRTEEKYRAILHARAQLDTSDLIRTTLRLFKQNPALARTYTERFKLIMVDEFQDTSQLQIDLIEFITGADKHNLCTVGDSQQSIYRFQGADVEVYLRHKRDMLSDAVGARIEQLDDNFRSHADVLALVRRICGQKGYFSEEFLDLKAAGPGKTWLSSDSRIEMALTRCTSAEAGARCEAAHIARRFAALRQAGHKARDMVVLMGSTTASDIYAQALRDEGLPCIVAGGSKFFEAPWVDLCQRLVNVLANPYDSESLLMVLTSELLPVSSDDLLFLATYHNEVTGDAVRQNPAVGLLRADRAPFIASELLDHATDVLKRAWQSLGSQRPRDVFMQVILESGWLACLEKQGAEGQAIAADILKFARLIEEESYANGFDMARVARALEHRRTLSSEKPGALTIEGSDAVRIMTVHASKGLEFPIVAIANCYTTRTTGERPYMLTDQGKIALTLPPSDLKAPKLPEELADATTPFEATNQLEFLQLIRKIDTDRKYAERKRLFYVAATRASDAVIVCLKHKLKKDGSPQEYKQVERDLLNGLFPGEADFPLESGTFEYGESEPGVFTCLTAAEDDAAGTQVAPVQTDAQADTQANTRADTQAGTQTGTDSHTDTNAQPDTTIHTEANARTSVSACLSAHADEAALPSDDSFEHHRIALPELESKTALVTYPLDDRSDFFSYTSLAAGATHAQTDEATSGVTISDVANTNIVGTTADAAKTSTVSTAATPVKTDPADVTPAETVSAYIADIKNEQLPGSIATGRHQVEDDATAFGSAVHQTCEWLALQPVLPSSDELAAAIKRFSLLWHVSDVPRVHTAVSNWLNSSLCKQAFSFPQHSPEVPFTILVGNEVLEGEIDLLCTGTHPRKTKGHAASADDCAFIVDYKTGGSPLETPEQLSAKHLLQAQCYAYAALQNGFSHVEAHFIRLEQLSDSGEPQTISYSFDRSNLSELERLILAARKAAQQAITQTITAQQD; translated from the coding sequence ATGGATCTGAGTCGCCTACGCCCTGGCCAACTTGCGAGCATCAAACATCTTGACGGCCCCCTACTTATCTGTGCGGGTGCCGGATCAGGTAAAACCTTTACTTTGACACAGCGGATTACTTGGGCCCTACTTCCTGGGTCGGGCACCAATGGTAGTTCATTTCTTAACAGCATCGACGAAGCATTGGTGATCACTTTCACCAACAAAGCTGCTGGTGAAATCAAGGACCGCATTCGTGCTGCGCTGCGTGCTGAAGGAATGATGACTGAGGCATTAAAAGTGGATGGAGCCTGGATATCTACCATACATGGCATGTGTAGTCGTATTCTGCGTGAACATGCTCTGGAAGCTGACCTTGATCCGGCGTTTGAGCTGGCGATGGGTGCCGATTGCCAGATGGCACGGACGGAAGCCTGTGCGTGCGTGCTCGAAGAAGTAAAAGAAACCGATGACAACGCTTACCAGGCTTTATTCGCCGGATTTCGCACCACCCAAGCTCTTGAAGATTCCATCGGGCGCCTACTCGACGAAGTTTCCTACCAAACCGACGGGTTTGCATCGCTCGACCGAGGTCCTGACCCTGCCCAAGCAAGCGACGTAGTACGCAAGGTGCTTGCCGCCTGTGAGGCAACTATAGCGTGCGGAACAGATAAAAATCGAGCGACAGCCCAAGCGCTCGCCGATGCGTTAAACGACCTCATTGCAAAGAACCACGTTACCCCCGAAACGCTGCTAGACGCACTTAATGCTGTTAACAGTAATGGACTGCGTGGCGGTAAAGCAGTCGAATTAAAGGATGCTGTTTCAGAAGCGAAAGCTCTGTTGCAGCTGAGTGCGGCAAGCGAAATGCTTGATGAGCTGATTGATTTAGCTCAGCGTACTGAAGAAAAATATCGCGCTATTCTTCACGCGCGGGCGCAGTTGGACACAAGCGATCTCATTCGCACCACGCTGCGTCTATTCAAGCAGAATCCTGCTCTTGCGCGCACCTATACCGAGCGCTTCAAGCTGATTATGGTTGACGAATTTCAGGACACCAGCCAGCTACAGATAGACCTCATCGAGTTTATTACCGGTGCTGACAAGCACAACCTGTGCACGGTTGGCGATTCCCAGCAGAGTATCTACCGTTTCCAGGGAGCCGATGTCGAAGTTTACCTGCGCCACAAGCGCGACATGCTTTCCGACGCGGTGGGAGCACGCATCGAACAGCTCGACGACAACTTCCGAAGCCATGCCGATGTGCTTGCCCTGGTGCGGCGTATCTGTGGGCAGAAAGGCTACTTTAGCGAAGAATTCCTCGACTTAAAAGCTGCTGGACCAGGTAAAACGTGGTTAAGTAGCGACTCGCGTATTGAAATGGCTCTCACCCGTTGTACCTCCGCTGAAGCAGGCGCGCGCTGCGAGGCAGCACATATTGCACGGCGTTTTGCAGCACTGCGACAGGCAGGGCACAAAGCCCGCGATATGGTTGTCTTGATGGGGAGCACTACCGCGTCAGATATCTATGCGCAAGCACTGCGTGATGAAGGCCTTCCCTGTATTGTTGCTGGTGGATCAAAGTTTTTCGAAGCGCCTTGGGTTGATTTGTGTCAGCGCCTGGTTAATGTGCTCGCCAATCCCTATGATTCGGAAAGTTTGCTCATGGTCTTAACGAGTGAATTGCTTCCTGTGTCTTCCGATGATTTGCTCTTTCTGGCTACCTACCACAACGAAGTCACGGGCGATGCTGTCCGCCAGAACCCTGCAGTGGGCCTTTTGCGTGCTGACCGTGCGCCCTTCATTGCATCGGAATTGCTCGACCATGCTACCGACGTACTCAAACGGGCTTGGCAATCTTTGGGAAGCCAGCGTCCGCGCGACGTATTTATGCAGGTAATTCTTGAATCAGGATGGCTTGCATGCCTTGAAAAGCAAGGTGCGGAAGGACAAGCGATTGCGGCTGATATTCTCAAGTTTGCACGCCTTATCGAAGAAGAGTCGTACGCAAACGGGTTCGATATGGCGCGTGTCGCCCGTGCTCTCGAGCATCGCCGTACACTGAGTTCTGAAAAGCCGGGAGCGCTTACTATCGAAGGCTCTGACGCGGTACGCATTATGACGGTGCATGCTTCAAAAGGGCTTGAATTCCCCATTGTTGCTATTGCCAATTGCTACACCACACGCACGACCGGTGAAAGGCCATATATGCTTACTGACCAGGGAAAGATCGCCCTTACGTTGCCGCCTTCTGACTTGAAAGCGCCCAAGCTACCTGAAGAACTCGCCGATGCAACAACGCCTTTCGAGGCCACCAATCAGTTGGAATTTCTCCAACTAATACGAAAGATCGATACCGATCGCAAGTATGCAGAGCGCAAGCGCCTGTTCTATGTGGCTGCCACGCGAGCAAGCGACGCAGTTATCGTGTGCCTCAAGCACAAACTGAAAAAAGATGGATCGCCCCAAGAATATAAGCAGGTTGAACGTGACCTTCTTAACGGTCTCTTCCCTGGGGAAGCTGATTTCCCTCTTGAAAGTGGGACATTTGAGTATGGCGAAAGTGAGCCGGGGGTGTTTACCTGTTTAACGGCAGCAGAAGACGATGCGGCAGGCACACAAGTCGCTCCTGTGCAGACTGATGCACAAGCTGACACGCAAGCAAATACACGAGCCGATACACAAGCTGGTACACAAACCGGCACAGACAGTCACACCGATACGAATGCGCAACCTGACACAACTATTCACACCGAAGCGAACGCACGTACCAGTGTAAGTGCTTGCCTCAGCGCGCATGCCGATGAAGCAGCCCTGCCTTCAGATGATTCTTTCGAGCACCATCGTATTGCTCTGCCAGAGCTTGAGAGCAAAACTGCCCTCGTAACGTACCCACTAGATGACCGAAGCGATTTCTTCTCGTATACCTCGCTTGCAGCTGGCGCAACGCACGCTCAAACCGATGAAGCTACATCCGGTGTAACCATTTCCGATGTCGCTAACACCAACATAGTTGGCACTACAGCTGATGCTGCCAAAACCAGCACGGTTAGCACAGCTGCCACTCCTGTCAAGACAGATCCTGCTGATGTAACCCCTGCTGAAACTGTTTCTGCTTATATCGCAGATATAAAAAACGAGCAGCTACCAGGCAGTATCGCCACCGGACGCCATCAAGTTGAAGATGATGCAACCGCATTTGGGTCGGCCGTTCACCAGACCTGTGAATGGCTCGCCTTACAGCCAGTACTACCCAGCTCAGATGAACTAGCCGCTGCTATCAAGCGCTTTTCACTTCTATGGCATGTCTCCGATGTACCTCGTGTGCACACAGCAGTGTCAAACTGGCTCAACAGCTCTCTTTGCAAGCAGGCATTTTCCTTCCCACAGCACAGTCCTGAAGTGCCCTTTACCATCCTTGTGGGCAATGAAGTGCTTGAGGGCGAAATTGACCTCCTCTGCACGGGGACTCACCCACGCAAAACTAAGGGGCATGCGGCAAGCGCAGACGACTGCGCCTTTATCGTCGACTATAAAACCGGTGGATCGCCTCTTGAAACGCCCGAGCAACTTTCTGCAAAGCATCTGCTTCAGGCACAATGCTATGCGTATGCTGCTTTGCAAAATGGATTCTCGCACGTCGAAGCGCATTTCATTCGCCTTGAGCAGCTTTCCGACAGCGGAGAACCTCAAACGATCAGTTACTCTTTCGACAGAAGCAATCTTTCAGAACTAGAGCGTCTTATTCTTGCCGCACGTAAGGCTGCCCAACAGGCAATCACTCAGACTATAACCGCTCAGCAAGACTAA